Proteins encoded in a region of the Haloglomus salinum genome:
- a CDS encoding PhzF family phenazine biosynthesis protein: protein MTDTRRALLVDAFTNTPLTGNAAGVVPDASDLDTEQMQAIATELGASETAFLTPSDEADRRVRYFTPSQEVDLCGHATIGSHGLLAMEGQLDEGEHTLETNVGVLDIEVDGETVWMTQNPPEIRELEDLDYERAADALGVRESALTGLSADLPLARATTGLPFLMIPVEYLADLSEMDPDMTAIEALSEEHDCAGVYAFTFDTLDAESTLHARMFAPGAGVPEDPVTGTASGACGAYLDRFGALDPTPERMRFEQGHFMDRDGIVHVEASDATTEGRVRVGGEAVVALDGAVAVPEPESDDIIEA from the coding sequence ATGACCGACACTCGACGCGCGCTCCTCGTTGACGCGTTCACCAACACGCCGCTCACGGGCAACGCGGCCGGCGTCGTCCCGGACGCGAGCGACCTCGACACCGAGCAGATGCAGGCCATCGCGACGGAACTCGGCGCCAGCGAGACCGCCTTCCTCACGCCCAGCGACGAGGCCGACCGGCGGGTCCGCTACTTCACGCCGAGCCAGGAGGTCGACCTCTGCGGGCACGCCACCATCGGCTCGCACGGACTGCTCGCGATGGAGGGCCAGCTCGACGAGGGCGAGCACACCCTGGAGACGAACGTCGGCGTGCTCGATATCGAGGTCGACGGCGAGACGGTGTGGATGACCCAGAACCCGCCCGAAATCCGCGAACTGGAGGACCTGGACTACGAGCGCGCGGCCGACGCGCTCGGCGTGCGCGAGTCAGCGCTCACGGGGCTCTCGGCGGACCTGCCGCTGGCCCGCGCGACGACCGGGCTCCCGTTCCTGATGATTCCGGTCGAGTACCTCGCGGACCTCAGCGAGATGGACCCCGACATGACGGCCATCGAGGCCCTCTCGGAGGAGCACGACTGCGCCGGCGTCTACGCGTTCACGTTCGACACGCTGGACGCCGAATCGACGCTCCACGCGCGGATGTTCGCGCCCGGCGCGGGCGTCCCCGAGGACCCCGTGACGGGGACCGCGTCGGGCGCCTGCGGGGCGTATCTCGACCGGTTCGGCGCGCTCGACCCGACGCCCGAGCGGATGCGCTTCGAGCAGGGCCACTTCATGGACCGCGACGGCATCGTCCACGTCGAGGCCAGCGACGCGACGACAGAGGGTCGCGTCCGCGTCGGCGGCGAGGCCGTCGTCGCGCTCGATGGGGCGGTTGCGGTGCCCGAACCGGAGAGCGACGACATCATCGAGGCCTGA